A part of Variovorax sp. HW608 genomic DNA contains:
- a CDS encoding 3-hydroxyacyl-CoA dehydrogenase, with product MKIEGKVFIVTGGASGLGEGTARMLAANGGKVVIADMQADKGEAVAKEIGGVFVKCDVSQEADGQAAVAAALKLGKLVGLVNCAGIAPAEKTVGKNGAHGLAVFSKTVTVNLVGSFNMIRLAADAMSRNEPESTGERGVLISTASVAAYDGQIGQAAYSASKGGVVGMTLPIARDLARSGIRNMTIAPGIFGTPMLFGMPQEVQDALAASVPFPSRLGTPEDYAKLARHIIENDMLNGEVIRLDGAIRLPPK from the coding sequence ATGAAGATTGAAGGCAAAGTATTTATCGTCACCGGCGGCGCCTCGGGGCTCGGCGAGGGCACGGCGCGGATGCTGGCGGCCAACGGCGGCAAGGTGGTCATCGCCGACATGCAGGCCGACAAGGGCGAGGCGGTCGCCAAGGAGATCGGCGGCGTCTTCGTCAAATGCGACGTGAGCCAGGAAGCGGACGGCCAGGCCGCCGTCGCCGCCGCCCTCAAGCTGGGCAAGCTGGTGGGCCTCGTCAATTGCGCCGGCATCGCGCCCGCCGAGAAGACCGTCGGCAAGAACGGGGCGCACGGCCTGGCGGTCTTCAGCAAGACGGTCACGGTCAACCTCGTGGGCAGCTTCAACATGATCCGCCTGGCCGCCGACGCGATGAGCAGGAACGAGCCCGAATCGACCGGCGAGCGCGGCGTGCTGATCTCCACCGCCTCCGTCGCCGCCTACGACGGCCAGATCGGCCAGGCCGCCTACAGCGCATCGAAGGGCGGCGTCGTCGGCATGACCTTGCCGATCGCGCGAGATCTGGCGCGCAGCGGCATCCGCAACATGACGATCGCTCCGGGCATCTTCGGCACGCCGATGCTGTTCGGCATGCCCCAGGAAGTACAGGACGCGCTCGCGGCCAGCGTGCCCTTCCCCTCGCGCCTGGGCACGCCCGAGGACTACGCGAAGCTCGCCCGCCACATCATCGAGAACGACATGCTCAACGGCGAGGTGATCCGGCTGGATGGAGCCATTCGACTGCCCCCGAAATAG
- a CDS encoding glyoxalase encodes MSQQQTQQMQPAFKRPQPIVRADALAHVVFERKDAAKMEPFLQDFGLLPCGPSAGSKSRFYRSYGHLPYGVELIPSERDAFVGFGLVARSRSDLDRLAAAENKPIEAVEGPGGGVRVRLFDPAGFRVDLIHGFEPVQPVATRAAITQFNSPGVNRRINAGVRTDVAPSPVLRFGHVVLQTPLFGETLMWYMSRFGLIPTDMQTLPDGTPALAFCRLDRGSDPADHHTIALVAGPAPKMLHVSTETVDLDAIGQGQQFLWSKGWEHFWGMGRHLLGSQFYDYWKDPVGDEWEHYADGDVMTADYPTGFHPLTLGGLWAWGQDLPQSMRPPMPAPPDAPPVVRELIQALREPARAWWPKLD; translated from the coding sequence ATGAGCCAGCAACAGACACAACAGATGCAACCGGCCTTCAAGCGGCCGCAGCCCATCGTGCGCGCGGACGCCTTGGCACACGTCGTGTTCGAGCGCAAGGACGCAGCGAAGATGGAGCCGTTCCTGCAGGACTTCGGGCTCCTGCCCTGTGGTCCATCCGCGGGCAGCAAGAGCCGCTTCTACCGCTCGTATGGCCACCTGCCTTATGGCGTGGAGCTGATCCCTTCTGAGCGCGATGCCTTCGTCGGGTTCGGGCTCGTCGCGCGCAGCCGCTCCGATCTCGACAGACTCGCGGCGGCCGAGAACAAACCCATCGAAGCGGTCGAGGGACCGGGCGGCGGCGTGCGTGTGCGGCTGTTCGATCCTGCCGGATTCCGGGTCGACTTGATTCACGGCTTCGAGCCGGTGCAGCCCGTGGCGACGCGCGCTGCGATCACCCAGTTCAACTCGCCCGGCGTCAACAGGCGCATCAACGCCGGGGTTCGCACCGATGTGGCGCCGTCACCCGTGCTGCGCTTCGGCCACGTGGTGCTGCAGACGCCCCTGTTTGGTGAGACGCTGATGTGGTACATGAGCCGCTTCGGCCTGATCCCGACGGACATGCAGACGCTGCCCGACGGGACCCCGGCCCTCGCGTTCTGCAGGCTGGACCGGGGCAGCGATCCGGCCGACCACCACACCATTGCGCTGGTGGCCGGACCGGCGCCGAAGATGCTCCACGTGTCGACCGAGACGGTCGATCTGGACGCGATCGGCCAAGGACAGCAGTTCCTGTGGTCCAAGGGTTGGGAGCACTTCTGGGGCATGGGGCGGCACCTGCTGGGCAGCCAGTTCTACGACTACTGGAAGGATCCGGTGGGCGACGAGTGGGAGCACTACGCCGACGGCGACGTGATGACCGCCGACTACCCCACGGGCTTCCATCCCTTGACCCTGGGCGGCCTCTGGGCCTGGGGCCAGGACCTGCCGCAGTCAATGCGCCCGCCGATGCCGGCGCCCCCGGATGCGCCGCCTGTCGTGCGTGAGCTGATCCAGGCGCTGCGCGAACCCGCGCGTGCCTGGTGGCCCAAATTGGATTGA
- a CDS encoding MBL fold metallo-hydrolase produces MFRLNTPSHRAFGASVASALAAAVLAACGGGGGGPYTTVGAIPTLAAATGPLGVVPDSSTGFTSPPKSATEYDKHLALATANAGTKPAADAAPAPGTAAQYDPAALRTQWCYTAEHTSFPPELSDHNIVPPTQMFDNMWSFGPRWVLQYAFKADNGKSFLIDTLNNTGEAQSITEPGLLAMGSSASQLEGAMPTHGHGDHYGGAGYLQQTYGIPIYLGSADASVGAKATPPFTVTQLDSSNLQPQAKDFGGLSMTLLSTPGHTVGTFSGVVPAKLNGKTYHLAFWGGTGMPGTISLAQQYLDGSERLYRLSAAQKIDGTIHTHPFVDGSLAKLDALKANPQSYSSANPFLIGNALALRSLSILRECAAAKVAQLDATAKIPGWITTAVQVTQATNSPGMMQATAVVTDPFGFVQNGHVNFTAQPAGETCTSYTNAKGVAGCTFPSTATSVTAEFAEGTLSDGTVELASATTAQVK; encoded by the coding sequence ATGTTCAGGCTTAACACACCCTCACACCGCGCCTTTGGCGCCTCGGTCGCCTCAGCCCTTGCGGCTGCGGTGCTCGCTGCCTGCGGCGGCGGCGGCGGCGGCCCATACACAACCGTAGGAGCCATACCCACGCTCGCGGCGGCCACCGGGCCATTGGGCGTGGTGCCGGACTCCTCGACGGGGTTCACTTCCCCGCCGAAGAGCGCGACTGAATACGACAAACACTTGGCGCTGGCCACTGCCAACGCTGGGACCAAGCCGGCGGCGGACGCAGCGCCTGCGCCCGGCACAGCAGCGCAGTACGACCCCGCCGCGCTTCGCACTCAGTGGTGCTACACCGCTGAGCACACGAGCTTCCCCCCAGAACTGTCGGACCACAACATTGTTCCGCCGACGCAGATGTTCGACAACATGTGGTCCTTCGGCCCGCGGTGGGTCCTGCAGTATGCGTTCAAGGCCGACAACGGGAAGTCATTCCTCATCGATACGCTGAACAACACCGGTGAGGCCCAAAGCATCACCGAGCCCGGCCTCTTGGCCATGGGGTCGAGCGCGAGCCAGCTCGAGGGCGCGATGCCGACGCACGGGCATGGTGATCACTACGGCGGCGCGGGTTACCTGCAGCAAACGTACGGAATCCCCATCTACTTGGGCAGTGCGGACGCGAGTGTCGGAGCAAAGGCAACACCACCGTTCACCGTGACGCAGCTGGATTCCAGCAACCTGCAGCCACAGGCCAAGGATTTCGGCGGCTTGTCGATGACGCTGCTGTCCACACCCGGCCACACCGTCGGGACGTTCTCCGGCGTCGTGCCCGCAAAGCTGAATGGCAAGACATATCACTTGGCGTTCTGGGGCGGCACGGGCATGCCCGGCACGATCTCGCTGGCCCAACAGTACCTCGACGGAAGCGAGCGGCTGTACCGCCTCTCCGCTGCCCAGAAGATTGACGGCACGATTCACACGCACCCCTTCGTAGACGGATCGCTGGCGAAGCTTGACGCATTGAAGGCGAATCCGCAGTCGTACTCGTCGGCGAACCCGTTCCTCATCGGCAATGCGCTCGCGCTGCGCTCGCTGTCCATTCTGCGCGAGTGCGCGGCGGCGAAGGTGGCGCAACTCGACGCGACCGCCAAGATTCCCGGATGGATCACGACAGCTGTACAAGTGACGCAAGCGACTAACTCTCCCGGGATGATGCAAGCTACCGCCGTGGTCACCGATCCGTTCGGATTCGTGCAGAACGGCCACGTCAACTTCACCGCGCAGCCGGCTGGCGAGACCTGCACCTCATACACGAACGCAAAGGGTGTGGCCGGCTGTACGTTCCCGAGCACAGCGACCTCGGTGACCGCCGAATTTGCAGAAGGTACGCTCTCCGACGGCACAGTCGAGCTTGCGTCCGCCACCACCGCACAAGTGAAGTAA
- a CDS encoding phospholipase D-like domain-containing protein has translation MCRPIRLLLLACTVVATLALAGCATLPDEGPRSYTTSMPAQDAATPLDRIAHASLAGAEPGASGFRFLLGPGGLDVRLALLRSAKRSLDLQYYHLHNDSTGRLVLRELRNAAQRGVRVRLLLDDLYTDGLEPLLDGLGTYANVEIRLFNPFPTRGSVPSRFAAALLDFSRLNHRMHNKLFIADSVLAVTGGRNLGDEYFMRNAESNFFDYDVLVAGPVVPQMASLFDEYWNAEQVRTAASVLRPTQAPELLRRDFEARVDGADTPEPTPYRGLDRLGRAPVVDELMAGRVQMTYGSAQAFADSPAKAWGELEIGRLPSGALLDSSRLLLTTEFRSARREVWLSSPYLVPGPEALEGTRTNVRRGVRIRLITNSLAATDEPVVHTGYRRYRDNMLRAGVEIFELHPSLGQRLLLPGEVANAPLRLHTKAAVIDRERMFIGSVNFDPRSEALNTEFGVLIRSPELAAEALGLMELLQRGASYEVRLKKGTQRDLEWVWTDERDGTKVIDTEPGADLWTRMKLYIQSFVIPESLL, from the coding sequence ATGTGCCGGCCCATCCGCCTATTGCTCCTTGCTTGCACCGTCGTTGCCACACTCGCGCTCGCAGGCTGCGCCACGCTGCCTGACGAGGGACCGCGCAGCTACACCACGTCGATGCCGGCACAAGACGCTGCAACGCCGTTGGACCGCATTGCACACGCCTCGCTGGCCGGGGCCGAGCCGGGCGCCAGCGGCTTTCGTTTCCTGCTCGGTCCTGGAGGCCTGGATGTCCGGCTCGCCTTGCTGCGCAGCGCAAAGCGTTCGCTTGACTTGCAGTACTACCACCTGCACAACGATTCCACGGGGCGGCTGGTGCTGCGCGAATTGCGCAATGCGGCCCAACGCGGCGTGCGGGTTCGCCTCTTGCTGGACGACCTGTACACGGACGGTCTCGAGCCGTTGCTCGATGGGTTGGGCACCTACGCCAACGTCGAGATACGCCTCTTCAATCCCTTCCCCACGCGCGGCAGCGTGCCAAGTCGCTTTGCTGCCGCGCTGCTGGATTTTTCGCGGCTTAACCACCGCATGCACAACAAGCTGTTCATAGCAGACAGCGTGCTGGCGGTTACCGGCGGGCGTAACCTGGGTGACGAATACTTCATGCGCAACGCCGAGTCGAACTTCTTCGACTACGACGTACTGGTCGCAGGCCCGGTGGTGCCCCAAATGGCCAGCCTTTTCGATGAGTACTGGAACGCCGAGCAGGTGCGCACCGCCGCCTCGGTGCTACGGCCAACCCAGGCGCCCGAACTCTTGCGCCGCGACTTCGAGGCGCGCGTGGATGGTGCCGATACTCCCGAGCCGACGCCCTATCGCGGGCTGGACCGCCTGGGGCGCGCGCCGGTGGTCGACGAGTTGATGGCCGGCCGGGTGCAGATGACCTACGGCAGCGCCCAGGCTTTCGCTGACTCGCCGGCCAAGGCCTGGGGCGAACTGGAAATCGGCCGCCTGCCCAGCGGCGCGCTGCTGGACAGCAGTCGCCTTCTGCTGACGACCGAGTTCCGAAGCGCGCGTCGCGAAGTCTGGTTGTCTTCACCCTACCTCGTGCCCGGTCCCGAAGCACTGGAAGGCACGCGCACCAATGTTCGGCGCGGCGTGCGCATCCGCCTCATTACCAACTCGCTGGCCGCCACCGACGAGCCGGTGGTGCATACTGGTTACCGTCGCTACCGCGACAACATGCTGCGCGCCGGCGTCGAAATCTTCGAACTGCATCCGAGCCTGGGGCAGCGCCTGCTGTTGCCCGGGGAGGTCGCGAATGCGCCGCTGCGCCTGCACACTAAGGCGGCCGTGATCGACAGAGAGCGCATGTTCATCGGCTCGGTGAACTTCGATCCGCGTTCCGAGGCGCTCAACACCGAGTTCGGCGTGCTCATCCGCAGCCCCGAACTGGCCGCAGAGGCGCTGGGCCTGATGGAGCTACTGCAGCGCGGGGCTTCCTACGAGGTGCGGCTGAAGAAAGGCACGCAGCGTGATCTCGAGTGGGTGTGGACGGACGAGCGCGACGGCACGAAGGTGATCGACACCGAACCCGGTGCCGACCTGTGGACCCGAATGAAGCTTTACATCCAGTCGTTCGTGATTCCGGAGTCGCTGCTGTAG
- the maiA gene encoding maleylacetoacetate isomerase, with translation MELYSFFRSGTSHRLRIALNLKGLKPAYRAIDLRVDEQAQAEYRVINPQGLVPALTLDDGSTLIQSPAIIEWLEERYPTPALLPEGPEARAQVRALAAMVGCDIHPINNRRILQYLRKNMGADEAAVNAWCATWITTGFDAIEVLLRQDTARGDFCFGGAPSLADVYLVPQVESARRFGVDMTRWPLISAVDATCSRLPAFAQAAPAAQSDAR, from the coding sequence ATGGAGCTATACAGCTTCTTTCGAAGCGGCACCTCGCACCGTTTGCGCATTGCGCTGAACCTCAAGGGACTAAAGCCTGCCTATCGCGCCATAGATTTGCGCGTAGACGAACAGGCCCAGGCCGAGTACAGGGTCATCAATCCTCAAGGTCTCGTGCCCGCACTGACTCTGGACGACGGTAGCACTCTGATCCAATCGCCAGCCATCATCGAGTGGCTCGAGGAACGCTACCCTACCCCAGCACTGCTGCCTGAAGGACCTGAGGCGCGCGCACAAGTCCGCGCGCTGGCCGCCATGGTGGGCTGCGATATCCACCCCATCAACAACCGCCGCATCCTGCAGTACTTGCGCAAGAACATGGGTGCGGATGAGGCAGCCGTCAACGCCTGGTGCGCCACCTGGATCACGACGGGCTTCGACGCCATCGAAGTGCTACTGCGGCAGGACACGGCTCGTGGCGATTTCTGCTTCGGCGGGGCGCCTTCGCTCGCCGACGTCTATCTGGTTCCTCAAGTCGAAAGTGCGCGCCGCTTTGGTGTCGACATGACCCGTTGGCCGCTGATCAGCGCGGTCGACGCCACCTGTTCTCGCTTGCCCGCCTTCGCGCAGGCGGCGCCCGCCGCGCAGTCGGACGCCCGCTGA
- a CDS encoding isochorismatase family protein codes for MSLSRGVWALEDVALVLIDYQKEMFENVRSETSADLIDLNVRFLIKAAKSFDVPVVLSTVGVKMGVNGPTRASIRDELPGHAVIDRSSMDAWEDAGFRAAIEKTGKKRLIFGALYTEICLAFPVVDALRDGFEAMFVVDAVGGMSQLAHRTAIERLTAAGAIPNTSLALVTELFRDWKSPVSDKARDVIKWYLPEVQKLAAVAAGA; via the coding sequence ATGAGCCTTTCTCGTGGCGTCTGGGCCCTTGAGGACGTAGCCCTGGTCCTGATCGACTATCAAAAGGAAATGTTCGAGAACGTCAGGTCCGAGACCAGCGCGGACCTGATTGATCTCAACGTCCGCTTCCTGATCAAGGCGGCCAAGAGTTTTGACGTCCCGGTCGTGCTGAGCACCGTGGGAGTCAAGATGGGCGTGAACGGCCCGACGCGCGCATCGATTCGGGACGAACTGCCTGGCCATGCAGTGATCGACCGAAGCTCGATGGACGCGTGGGAAGACGCAGGATTCAGAGCGGCGATCGAGAAGACCGGCAAGAAGCGTCTGATCTTCGGTGCTCTGTACACGGAAATCTGCCTGGCATTCCCCGTGGTGGATGCATTGCGAGATGGCTTTGAAGCCATGTTCGTCGTCGATGCGGTTGGGGGGATGTCCCAGCTTGCGCATCGGACCGCAATTGAACGGTTGACCGCAGCTGGCGCAATCCCGAATACGTCATTGGCCCTGGTCACTGAGTTATTCCGCGATTGGAAGTCGCCTGTCTCCGACAAGGCTCGCGACGTCATCAAGTGGTATCTGCCCGAAGTACAGAAGCTCGCGGCTGTGGCCGCTGGAGCCTGA
- a CDS encoding LysR family transcriptional regulator, with protein sequence MHFTLRQIEAFIAVADTGSFTRAADHLHLTPSAVSQLIIEIEGVLGYKLFDRSTRKVVLSPAGRAFMPAAQALSKHVDLARTMALDIRNQAAGVVRVAAPMVVASVMLPRIIASYKTLRPKVTVRLIDSPVEALVDKVASRQVDLAVGPDRPIGPEVERVLLYPSPWVVWCAPKHLFARMPTVTWADLGKAELVAAGRDHEIHLSGMMRNVPDNARVVPVQVVDNVSTALALAATEIYYTISPAYVQPLAVQLGLVMRQIENPVLLREMSLFRPADRSLSPAATGFAAHIEAALKDKPAAPQEAKTRTRSVR encoded by the coding sequence ATGCACTTCACCCTCCGCCAGATCGAAGCTTTCATCGCCGTCGCGGACACCGGGAGCTTTACGCGCGCCGCAGACCATCTGCATCTCACGCCGTCGGCGGTCAGCCAACTCATCATCGAGATCGAAGGCGTCCTCGGGTACAAGCTCTTCGACCGCAGCACGCGCAAGGTTGTGCTGTCACCGGCGGGCCGCGCCTTCATGCCCGCTGCACAGGCGCTCAGCAAGCACGTCGATCTGGCACGGACGATGGCCCTGGACATCCGGAATCAGGCCGCGGGGGTGGTGCGTGTTGCCGCACCGATGGTGGTGGCGAGCGTGATGCTTCCGCGCATCATCGCCAGCTATAAGACCCTTCGGCCGAAAGTGACCGTTCGACTCATCGATTCGCCGGTCGAGGCACTCGTCGACAAGGTCGCGTCGCGGCAAGTCGATCTCGCGGTGGGCCCCGACCGCCCAATCGGGCCGGAGGTTGAGCGCGTCTTGCTCTATCCCAGCCCCTGGGTGGTTTGGTGCGCGCCAAAGCATTTGTTCGCGCGCATGCCCACGGTGACCTGGGCAGACCTCGGCAAAGCGGAACTCGTTGCAGCCGGGCGGGACCATGAGATCCATCTCTCGGGAATGATGCGTAACGTGCCGGACAACGCGCGCGTGGTACCGGTGCAGGTCGTCGACAATGTCTCGACGGCGCTGGCCCTTGCGGCGACCGAGATCTACTACACGATCTCGCCTGCATACGTGCAGCCCCTTGCCGTGCAGCTCGGCCTGGTCATGCGGCAGATCGAAAATCCGGTCCTGCTGCGCGAGATGTCACTGTTTCGTCCGGCCGACCGATCACTGTCACCCGCCGCGACCGGATTCGCGGCTCACATCGAAGCGGCGCTCAAGGACAAGCCGGCGGCCCCGCAGGAAGCGAAGACGCGGACGCGCAGCGTGCGATAG
- a CDS encoding fumarylacetoacetate hydrolase family protein, producing the protein MSSMIVRFDSAAGARWGLLVSEAPTRPQDEIRVVEIDTTATTTGQLLSALENGLKLPSGGEGKSMPAKSLLSPVTTDATLVCQGVNYATHAQETGAVKRKRNLFFNKASSSLTGPYSDIVRPPEVELLDYEVEVGIVLRRDLKAGDVVTPERLGEFISAVVLCNDISARDTMFGALTLQWYQGKSYRTFCPTGPVLYWLEPAEVASTFDKLEFTLSYQDSVRQSASPSEMIHKPADTLTQLAAIMDLKAGDMILTGTPGGVLLGHGSPARMLEIITQNMMDDDKRRDEFREHLKSKVSFLQPGDTMSLTLRDGHAQRALGGQFSRVVQG; encoded by the coding sequence ATGTCATCGATGATCGTACGCTTCGACAGCGCCGCTGGCGCGCGCTGGGGGCTGCTGGTGTCCGAGGCGCCGACGCGGCCGCAGGACGAGATCCGCGTCGTGGAGATCGACACGACAGCGACCACCACGGGGCAACTGCTGAGCGCACTGGAAAATGGCTTGAAGCTGCCCTCGGGCGGCGAAGGCAAGAGCATGCCCGCCAAGTCCCTGCTCAGCCCCGTGACGACGGATGCAACGCTCGTGTGCCAGGGTGTGAACTACGCCACGCATGCGCAGGAGACCGGAGCGGTCAAGCGCAAGCGCAACCTGTTCTTCAACAAGGCCAGCTCTTCGCTCACGGGGCCCTACTCGGATATCGTGCGCCCCCCGGAAGTCGAACTCCTTGACTATGAGGTGGAGGTGGGCATCGTGCTGCGGCGCGACCTGAAGGCGGGCGATGTGGTCACACCCGAGCGGCTTGGCGAATTCATCTCCGCCGTCGTCCTGTGCAACGACATCTCGGCGCGAGACACCATGTTCGGGGCGCTGACCCTGCAGTGGTATCAGGGCAAGAGCTACCGCACCTTCTGCCCGACGGGGCCGGTGCTGTATTGGCTGGAGCCCGCCGAGGTGGCATCGACCTTCGACAAGCTCGAGTTCACGCTCAGCTACCAGGACTCGGTGCGCCAGTCGGCCAGCCCCTCGGAGATGATCCACAAGCCGGCGGACACCCTGACCCAGTTGGCCGCCATCATGGACCTGAAGGCCGGCGACATGATCCTCACGGGCACGCCCGGCGGGGTGCTGCTCGGGCACGGCTCGCCGGCGCGAATGCTGGAAATCATCACCCAGAACATGATGGATGACGACAAGCGCCGGGACGAATTCCGCGAGCACCTGAAATCGAAGGTGAGCTTCCTGCAGCCGGGCGATACCATGAGCCTGACGCTGCGCGACGGGCACGCCCAGCGAGCCCTGGGGGGCCAGTTCAGCCGCGTCGTCCAAGGGTGA
- a CDS encoding FAD-binding oxidoreductase has product MTTQERAPTVRASQISEQLLQELREVLGSSSVLTGAAIEERTTADWSEAEARLPIAVLLPRTPEQVAGALRVCNAHRARLVVQGGLTGLAGGANPQEGEIALSLSRMDAIEDLDPVGGTALVQAGVTLEKLQDAVAERGWLFPLDLGARGSCQLGGNAATNAGGNRVLRYGMMRNLVLGLEAALPDGTLLTMLDRVIKNNAGFDLKQLFIGTEGSLGVITRLSLALVPKPSSQMTVLCAVGSFDAALSLLREAKARLPGLSAFELMWRDFFDASLAALGKTSPFREQRPLYVLIETFAASLELGTGAMEAFLENAMEREIVQDAIVAQSVAQAQQLWSYREGVSELLSLCKPCAAFDVSVATPRMDDLVDDLRSRLGALFPQQQHLFFGHLGDGNLHLISGPFASDSDLEHAESLVYEAVGRFDGSISAEHGVGTIKRPFLHHSRSQEEVALMRQLKAMLDPHRILNRDRVFA; this is encoded by the coding sequence ATGACCACTCAAGAGCGTGCACCGACCGTACGCGCCTCTCAAATTTCGGAACAACTCCTGCAGGAGCTTCGAGAGGTCCTCGGTTCTTCTTCGGTCCTGACAGGCGCGGCGATCGAAGAACGCACGACTGCGGACTGGAGCGAGGCCGAGGCGCGATTGCCCATCGCCGTCCTGTTACCGCGCACACCTGAACAAGTGGCAGGCGCACTGCGCGTGTGCAACGCGCATCGCGCGCGCCTCGTGGTTCAAGGCGGACTCACCGGATTGGCCGGCGGCGCCAATCCCCAGGAAGGGGAGATCGCGCTGTCGCTGTCGCGCATGGATGCGATCGAGGACTTAGACCCGGTCGGTGGAACGGCACTCGTCCAGGCCGGCGTCACCCTCGAGAAGCTGCAGGATGCCGTCGCGGAACGCGGATGGTTGTTCCCCCTGGACCTCGGTGCTCGCGGCAGCTGCCAGCTAGGAGGAAACGCCGCAACGAACGCAGGCGGCAACCGGGTCCTGCGGTACGGGATGATGCGCAACCTCGTGCTGGGGCTCGAAGCGGCACTACCCGACGGCACGCTGCTGACGATGCTCGATCGCGTCATCAAGAACAACGCCGGGTTCGACCTCAAGCAGTTGTTCATCGGGACCGAAGGCAGCCTCGGCGTGATCACGCGCCTGTCGCTCGCACTAGTGCCGAAACCATCCTCGCAGATGACGGTGCTTTGCGCGGTGGGAAGTTTCGATGCGGCCCTATCGCTGCTGCGCGAAGCGAAAGCGCGCTTGCCCGGTCTCTCGGCATTCGAGCTGATGTGGCGCGACTTCTTCGACGCGAGCCTTGCTGCGCTTGGGAAGACGTCCCCCTTCCGGGAGCAGCGCCCGCTGTACGTGCTGATCGAAACTTTCGCGGCCTCCCTCGAGCTCGGCACCGGCGCGATGGAAGCGTTCCTCGAGAACGCGATGGAGCGCGAGATCGTCCAGGATGCCATCGTCGCCCAGTCCGTCGCGCAGGCCCAGCAGCTCTGGTCCTATCGCGAAGGTGTCAGCGAGCTGCTGTCGCTCTGCAAGCCATGCGCTGCCTTCGACGTGAGCGTCGCAACGCCTCGAATGGACGACCTCGTCGACGACCTGCGATCCAGGCTGGGCGCGCTGTTCCCGCAGCAGCAACACCTTTTCTTCGGGCATCTGGGCGACGGCAACCTGCACCTGATCAGCGGCCCGTTCGCGTCCGATTCGGACCTCGAGCACGCGGAGAGCCTCGTGTACGAGGCGGTGGGACGTTTCGACGGAAGCATCTCGGCCGAACACGGCGTCGGGACCATCAAGCGTCCCTTTCTCCACCACAGCCGCAGCCAAGAGGAAGTGGCGTTGATGCGGCAGCTCAAAGCCATGCTGGACCCGCACCGCATTCTCAATCGCGACCGGGTATTCGCGTGA
- a CDS encoding enoyl-CoA hydratase: MSYETIEVRVEAEKVGVITLNRPKALNALNDQLMTELGQALKAFDADDAIGCIIVTGSEKAFAAGADIAAMAKYTFLDAYKGDFITRNWETIRSIRKPVIAAVAGFALGGGCELAMMCDFIIAADNAKFGQPEIKIGVIPGAGGTQRLPRAVGKSKAMDMVLTARMMDAAEAERAGLVSRVVPLDKLMEETLGAALVIAGYSQLSVMAAKESVNRAFESGLADGVMFERRLFHSLFATADQKEGMDAFLTKRAPDFKNA, translated from the coding sequence ATGAGCTACGAAACCATCGAAGTACGGGTCGAAGCCGAGAAAGTCGGCGTCATCACGCTCAACCGCCCCAAGGCGCTCAACGCACTGAACGACCAGCTCATGACCGAACTGGGCCAGGCGCTGAAGGCCTTCGACGCCGACGACGCCATCGGCTGCATCATCGTCACCGGCAGCGAAAAGGCCTTTGCCGCCGGCGCCGACATCGCGGCCATGGCCAAGTACACCTTTCTCGACGCGTACAAGGGCGACTTCATCACCCGCAACTGGGAAACCATCCGCTCCATCCGCAAGCCGGTGATCGCCGCGGTCGCGGGCTTCGCGCTCGGCGGCGGCTGCGAGCTGGCGATGATGTGCGACTTCATCATCGCGGCCGACAACGCGAAGTTCGGCCAGCCCGAGATCAAGATCGGCGTCATCCCCGGCGCCGGCGGCACGCAGCGCCTGCCGCGCGCGGTCGGCAAGTCCAAGGCGATGGACATGGTCCTCACCGCCCGCATGATGGACGCCGCCGAAGCCGAGCGCGCCGGGCTGGTGAGCCGCGTCGTGCCGCTGGACAAGCTGATGGAAGAAACCCTGGGCGCCGCGCTCGTGATTGCCGGCTACTCGCAGCTCTCGGTGATGGCGGCCAAGGAATCGGTCAACCGGGCCTTCGAAAGCGGCCTCGCGGACGGTGTGATGTTCGAGCGGCGCCTCTTCCACTCGCTGTTCGCGACCGCCGACCAGAAGGAAGGCATGGACGCCTTCCTGACCAAGCGGGCGCCGGACTTCAAAAACGCTTGA
- a CDS encoding nuclear transport factor 2 family protein: MIVLVDTNDHRAVRNKDNVLALYDLMINQKKSQEASAKLVSPEYVQHNPLIPDGSDALGKYFGQVTRERAGARVVVHRIIAVGEYVWAHVNFLNLFNDDPSDTGVAGVDIYRMDADGKAVEHWDVLQMVGNPKNSAPWIALDIPRVNQNGMF; this comes from the coding sequence ATGATCGTGCTCGTTGACACCAATGACCACCGCGCCGTCCGCAACAAGGACAACGTTCTCGCCCTCTACGATCTGATGATCAATCAGAAGAAATCGCAGGAGGCAAGCGCCAAATTAGTGAGCCCAGAATATGTCCAGCACAATCCGTTGATCCCAGACGGCTCGGATGCGCTGGGCAAATACTTCGGCCAGGTCACACGCGAGCGTGCCGGTGCTCGCGTTGTCGTCCATCGCATCATCGCTGTCGGCGAGTACGTGTGGGCGCACGTCAACTTTCTGAATCTGTTCAATGACGATCCCTCCGACACAGGAGTTGCGGGGGTCGACATCTACCGAATGGATGCGGATGGCAAGGCTGTGGAGCATTGGGACGTCCTGCAAATGGTTGGCAATCCAAAGAACTCTGCCCCTTGGATTGCACTGGACATTCCGCGTGTCAACCAAAACGGCATGTTCTGA